A portion of the Actomonas aquatica genome contains these proteins:
- a CDS encoding sugar phosphate isomerase/epimerase family protein encodes MPQPTPSRRAFFKTAGLAAASLTLGRTSASATAPIPDGTHDAVRNSDLIPFHIGVASYSLRELSVDGVIDAMHALQTPWLCLKSFHLPYELSPDEMAAARAKYEAAGLTIVGGGNIALRKDDDDDIRKYFDYAKAAGMPVMVCSPLIAALPRIEKFVKEYDIKIAIHNHGPEDKEYPAASDALRYLEGMDPRMGVCLDIGHATRAGADIVEEAALAGPRLFDVHLKDLKVATERDSQCIMGEGVLPLAPLFRQLQRQGYTGCANLEYEIDAKDPVPGMLRSIAYLRGTLAGLTTA; translated from the coding sequence TTGCCCCAACCCACTCCCTCCCGTCGCGCCTTCTTTAAAACCGCTGGGCTCGCTGCCGCTTCACTCACCCTCGGCCGCACCTCCGCTTCCGCCACCGCGCCGATTCCCGACGGCACCCACGACGCCGTCCGCAACAGCGACCTCATTCCCTTCCACATCGGTGTCGCCAGCTACTCCCTGCGCGAACTTTCCGTCGACGGGGTGATCGACGCCATGCACGCGCTGCAGACGCCTTGGCTCTGCCTCAAATCCTTCCACCTGCCCTACGAGCTTTCGCCCGACGAGATGGCGGCGGCCCGCGCCAAATACGAAGCCGCCGGCCTCACCATCGTCGGTGGCGGCAACATAGCCCTGCGCAAGGATGACGATGACGACATCCGCAAATATTTCGACTACGCCAAAGCCGCCGGCATGCCGGTCATGGTCTGCTCACCGCTCATCGCCGCCCTGCCGCGCATCGAGAAGTTCGTAAAGGAATACGACATCAAGATCGCCATCCATAACCACGGCCCCGAGGACAAGGAATACCCCGCCGCCTCCGACGCCCTGCGCTACCTCGAGGGCATGGACCCGCGCATGGGCGTCTGTCTCGACATCGGACACGCCACCCGCGCCGGCGCCGACATCGTGGAAGAAGCCGCCCTCGCCGGGCCGCGCCTTTTTGATGTCCACCTCAAGGACCTCAAGGTCGCCACCGAGCGCGACAGCCAATGTATCATGGGCGAAGGCGTGCTGCCGCTTGCCCCTCTCTTCCGTCAACTCCAACGCCAAGGCTACACCGGCTGCGCCAACCTCGAATACGAGATCGACGCCAAAGACCCCGTGCCCGGCATGCTCCGCTCCATCGCCTACCTCCGCGGCACCCTCGCCGGCCTCACCACCGCCTGA
- a CDS encoding transposase produces the protein MTEPFAFFNPTLDVYISQGDLPHWRQPRALYFVTFRTADSLPHHLIEAWRIQREDWLNQHPKPWDEATADAYRERFPRQLQRSLDQAHGECLLRDKDLRELVDSSLRRFHQERYWLDEHVVAANHVHALIAPLGTWELSRILHSWKSFTATAINKAAHRSGPFWQKESYDHIVRNPIELEHIRNYIKAHK, from the coding sequence GTGACAGAACCCTTTGCTTTCTTTAACCCCACCCTCGACGTCTACATCAGCCAAGGCGATCTACCGCATTGGCGACAACCCCGTGCGCTCTACTTCGTAACCTTCCGCACCGCCGATTCACTGCCGCACCACCTGATCGAAGCATGGCGCATTCAAAGAGAGGACTGGTTGAATCAGCACCCCAAACCGTGGGACGAAGCGACTGCCGACGCGTATCGCGAACGCTTCCCGCGCCAGCTGCAACGGTCGTTGGACCAAGCTCACGGTGAATGCCTGTTGCGCGATAAAGACCTACGCGAACTGGTAGACTCATCTCTTCGTCGGTTCCACCAAGAGCGTTATTGGCTCGATGAGCATGTTGTCGCGGCGAACCACGTTCATGCCCTGATCGCACCGCTGGGAACTTGGGAGCTCTCTCGAATTCTACACTCGTGGAAATCCTTCACAGCCACAGCCATCAACAAAGCAGCCCACCGCAGCGGACCCTTTTGGCAGAAAGAGAGCTACGATCACATCGTGCGAAACCCCATCGAACTGGAACACATCCGAAACTACATCAAGGCTCACAAATAG